The following coding sequences lie in one Yamadazyma tenuis chromosome 3, complete sequence genomic window:
- the YET3 gene encoding Endoplasmic reticulum transmembrane protein 3 (COG:V; EggNog:ENOG503NZWT; BUSCO:EOG09264XKX): MALYYNLVFGLLVVEVAFFTVLSLPYPRKIRRTVLTTVSAPFRNEKFQIALKCILGFVLVLFIDSVNRVASVSNELQGSAIRGSAIVNDRSEIQARRFYAQRNMYLCGFTLFLTLILLRTYSLVTELLVTKDKVDALTGESELGETETKDSPSIVKLKEELAAKDKELESLKEKAKALANDYEGDEDIKTKPATDDSDSKLRARKV, encoded by the coding sequence ATGGCATTATATTACAATTTAGTATTCGGATTATTGGTGGTTGAGGTTGCATTCTTCACGGTCTTGTCACTCCCATACCCAAGAAAGATTAGAAGAACCGTTTTGACCACGGTTTCTGCTCCCTTCAGAAACGAAAAGTTCCAAATTGCTTTGAAGTGTATTTTAGGCTTTGTGTTGGTACTCTTTATCGATTCGGTTAACAGAGTGGCCTCTGTCAGTAACGAGTTACAAGGCTCGGCTATTCGTGGAAGTGCCATTGTGAATGACCGGTCTGAAATTCAGGCTAGAAGATTCTATGCCCAAAGAAACATGTACTTGTGTGGATTCACTTTATTCTTAacgttgattttgttgagaaCTTACAGCTTGGTGACGGAATTGTTGGTAACAAAGGACAAGGTTGATGCTCTCACTGGTGAAAGTGAGCTTGGTGAAACTGAAACCAAAGATTCTCCCTCAATtgtgaagttgaaggaagaattggctgcaaaggacaaggaattggaatccttgaaagaaaaggcCAAAGCTTTGGCTAATGATTACGAAGGAGACGAGGACATCAAAACCAAACCTGCTACGGATGACCTGGactccaagttgagagCTAGAAAAGTCTGA
- the ECM3 gene encoding Protein M3 (COG:S; EggNog:ENOG503NY4I), whose amino-acid sequence MAVALGSIIYSAVKPIFKIYIITGIGFILAKRNVLTVSTCRDISDAIVTAILPCLIFTNIVKNLASSDIKSVGIIFFTATVLFGVGILFAYITYIVTRSPKRWLGGLLSVGLFPNISDLPIAYVQTLTNGGMVFSESEGDKGVAYVCIFLAAQAFYQFTLGLYALIQWDFRDEDDDEKVIGSGSDTASARHTHDTISSNASTPSEKHRHSDSNFQAPTPVVRTPEDADSYDDALSISSSLPSNQMVEVPLPTNLGEETYRTGSQRLSHRIGTASLLPIRSRDLRSMKSQDIGDVINEYSEYDRLNDNSNLSGVQRMITLGSDTIGPAIMVGGESLSKPLTNASKIEVVTSKVRQRLYSILKNTLAPVSISLILALAVAMAPPLKALFVSSAFSIPDAPDGLPPLSFLLDTASYMGQASVPLGLLLLGATISRLDLKGMPKGFYKTVLGIVLFRLVLLPMVGVGLVAGLNRAGWYDGNKLIRFISVLEFGLPNATALVYFTAFYTDPNSEDHIQMDCLAAALISQYAVLFITLPFLVSFTIKVTLGY is encoded by the coding sequence ATGGCGGTAGCGCTAGGCCTGATCATCTATTCGGCCGTCAAGCCCATCTTTAAGATATACATAATCACCGGCATAGGGTTTATCCTCGCAAAACGAAATGTACTTACCGTCTCCACTTGCAGAGACATCTCAGACGCTATTGTCACCGCAATTTTACCCTGTTtgatcttcaccaacatcgTTAAGAACCTCGCAAGCTCCGATATCAAGTCTGTGGgaatcatcttcttcactgcCACCGTGCTTTTTGGAGTTGGGATTCTCTTTGCATATATCACCTACATTGTCACCCGTTCTCCTAAACGATGGTTGGGAGGTTTACTTTCAGTGGGGCTCTTCCCCAACATTTCGGACTTACCCATAGCATACGTCCAAACCCTCACAAACGGCGGTATGGTCTTCTCCGAGTCAGAAGGTGATAAGGGCGTTGCCTACGTGTGTATTTTCCTTGCTGCTCAGGCCTTCTACCAGTTTACCCTCGGACTCTATGCGTTGATCCAGTGGGATTTCAgggatgaagatgatgacgaaaAGGTGATAGGCTCGGGCTCGGACACGGCCTCGGCCCGCCACACCCACGATACCATCTCCTCTAATGCATCTACACCCAGTGAAAAACACAGGCATAGCGACTCCAATTTTCAGGCACCAACCCCGGTGGTACGAACCCCCGAAGATGCCGACTCTTACGACGATGCCTTGTCGATATCCAGCTCATTGCCCTCGAACCAAATGGTGGAGGTCCCGCTTCCAACAaatcttggtgaagaaaccTACCGCACCGGATCACAGCGTCTCTCTCACCGGATTGGCACCGCCAGTCTTTTGCCCATTCGAAGCAGAGACTTGAGGTCCATGAAGTCACAAGACATAGGCGATGTCATTAATGAATATTCGGAATATGACCGTTTAAATGACAATTCTAATCTCAGTGGGGTCCAGAGAATGATCACCTTGGGAAGTGATACCATAGGTCCCGCCATCATGGTGGGAGGTGAGTCTCTCAGCAAACCCTTGACTAATGCATCtaaaattgaagttgtcacCTCCAAAGTTCGTCAACGTCTCTAttcgattttgaaaaacaccCTTGCACCGGTGTCAATATCGTTGATCTTGGCACTTGCTGTGGCAATGGCTCCTCCACTAAAGGCGTTGTTTGTCAGTCTGGCATTTTCTATCCCAGACGCTCCAGATGGCTTACCTCCTTTATCATTTCTATTGGACACAGCCCTGTACATGGGTCAGGCCTCAGTACCTCTTGGATTACTCTTGCTAGGAGCCACGATTTCTCGACTTGACCTCAAGGGAATGCCTAAGGGCTTTTATAAAACCGTGTTGGGAATTGTACTATTCCGTCTTGTCCTCTTACCAATGGTTGGAGTAGGATTGGTTGCAGGCTTGAACAGGGCCGGGTGGTACGATGGGAATAAGTTGATTCGATTCATATCGGTGTTGGAGTTCGGCTTACCCAATGCGACGGCCTTGGTGTACTTTACTGCTTTCTACACAGATCCAAATTCGGAAGATCACATACAAATGGACTGCTTAGCAGCCGCTTTGATTTCCCAATACGCCGTATTGTTCATCACGTTACCTTTCCTTGTAAGTTTCACTATCAAGGTAACGTTGGGATATTAG
- the POB3 gene encoding FACT complex subunit (COG:B; BUSCO:EOG09261WVT; EggNog:ENOG503NWB9): protein MPNVDFERIYLNQSRTNGRMRIADSGLGWKASSTGANGAQTNQPFLLPSEEILSFMWSRGSRGYELRVQTKNKGVVSLDGFDSENFAELKQELQRNFQMSLEHKEHSLRGWNWGKTDLARNELIFSINGKPSFEIPYSEINNSNLTGKNEVAVELNLETSASKAGDELVEMRFYVPGVVENETKTVTKVKNEEGEEKEHEEAEIEEISAASVFYEQLKDNANIGQVAGEAIVSFSDVLFLTPRGRYDIDMYPTSLRLRGKTYDYKIQYKQIERIFSLPKPDETHHLVVLQIDPPLRQGQTRYPFLVLQFAREEEIEVELNLSEEDYKSKYEGKLKKRYDAETHLVMSHCFKGLTERRLIAPGSFQSRFLQPGVACNLKASEGYLYPLDRCFLFVTKPTVYIPFSEVSNIVMSRTGTGVSASRTFDLEINLRSSNQSHVFGSIDREEQASIESYCVQKGLRIKNEEKVAKAMMAKALNEAADDDEDDDDADIDMGSAGEEESEEDGDFNSGSDSDPAEEFDSDASLSGSDDENMSEGGEPAKKKTKS from the coding sequence ATGCCAAATGTGGATTTTGAAAGGATATACTTGAATCAATCACGTACCAATGGTCGTATGAGAATTGCAGACTCAGGTTTAGGCTGGAAAGCCTCCTCAACTGGTGCAAATGGTGCTCAAACCAACCAGCCGTTCTTGTTACCCTCTGAAGAAATCTTATCATTTATGTGGTCTAGAGGCTCAAGAGGTTACGAATTGAGAGTTCAAACCAAAAATAAAGGAGTGGTAAGTCTCGATGGATTTGACTCGGAGAACTTTGCCGAGCTCAAACAAGAGTTGCAAAGAAATTTTCAAATGTCCTTGGAACATAAGGAGCATTCATTAAGAGGATGGAATTGGGGCAAGACCGACTTGGCTAGGAATGAATTGATCTTTTCCATCAACGGAAAGCCCAGTTTCGAAATTCCTTATTCGGAGATCAACAATTCGAACTTAACGGGTAAGAATGAGGTCGCTGTAGAATTGAATTTGGAAACTTCTGCTTCCAAAGCAGGtgacgagttggtggaaatgaGATTCTATGTTCCAGGTGTGGTGGAAAATGAAACCAAGACAGTCACGAAAGTGAAGAATGAAGAAGGggaagaaaaagaacacGAAGAGGCcgagattgaagaaattagTGCAGCATCAGTATTCTATGAGCAATTGAAAGACAATGCTAacattggccaagttgcCGGAGAAGCAATTGTTTCGTTCAGCGATGTGTTGTTCTTAACTCCAAGAGGTCGTTACGATATCGACATGTATCCAACATCTTTGAGATTGCGTGGTAAGACTTATGACTACAAGATCCAATACAAGCAAATCGAGCGGATTTTTTCGTTACCCAAGCCAGATGAAACGCACcatttggtggtattgCAAATCGATCCCCCACTAAGACAGGGCCAAACCAGATATCCATTTTTGGTATTACAATTTGCTAGAGAAGAGGAAATCGAAGTGGAGTTGAATCTTTCTGAAGAGGATtacaagtccaagtacgAAGGTAAATTAAAGAAGCGTTACGATGCTGAAACCCATTTGGTGATGTCCCACTGTTTTAAAGGGTTGACTGAAAGAAGATTAATAGCTCCTGGATCCTTCCAATCTCGGTTCTTACAACCAGGAGTTGCTTGTAACTTAAAGGCCTCCGAAGGGTACTTGTATCCTTTGGACAGATGCTTTTTATTTGTGACCAAGCCCACTGTTTATATACCATTCTCCGAGGTGAGCAATATTGTCATGTCACGTACTGGAACCGGTGTTTCCGCTTCCAGAACCTTTGACTTGGAGATCAACTTGAGGAGCTCCAACCAGTCTCACGTGTTTGGAAGCATCGACAGGGAAGAACAAGCGAGCATTGAAAGCTATTGTGTACAAAAGGGATTGAGAATtaaaaatgaagaaaaggtgGCCAAGGCTATGATGGCTAAAGCTTTGAACGAAGCagctgatgatgacgaagacgatgatgatgctgATATTGACATGGGTAGTGCTGGAGAAGAGGagtcagaagaagatggtgatttcaacaGTGGGTCTGATAGTGACCCAGCCGAAGAGTTCGACTCGGACGCTAGCCTTAGTGGATCGGATGATGAGAATATGAGCGAAGGGGGCGAGCCTGCtaagaagaagaccaaGAGTTAA
- the HOM2 gene encoding aspartate-semialdehyde dehydrogenase (COG:E; EggNog:ENOG503NU99; BUSCO:EOG09262YAU), giving the protein MALKKAGVLGATGSVGQRFILLLADHPEFELYALGASSRSSGKAYKDAVKWKQTSLLPAKAQDLVVTECKPEGRFAECDVVFSGLDSDVAGEVEKAFSEKGLAVISNAKNYRRAEDVPLIVPIVNTDHLSVVEKRVKDARAKGEPKSGFIVCISNCSTAGLVAPLKPLVDAYGPIDLLTATTLQAISGAGFSPGVSGIDVLDNVVPFISGEEEKMEWETKKILGTVNAAQTGFDLIPESSMKVSAQCNRIAVSDGHTECISLRFKSDKKPTVDELKQTLRNYQCEAFKLGCPSAPKNTIHVLEEEDRPQPRLDRDRDNGYGVSVGRVREDPVLDFKMVVLSHNTVIGAAGAGVLIAEILNAKNVI; this is encoded by the coding sequence ATGGCATTAAAAAAAGCCGGTGTTTTAGGAGCAACAGGATCCGTGGGTCAGAGAttcatcttgttgttggccGACCATCCTGAATTTGAACTCTATGCCTTGGGTGCCTCCAGTCGTTCTTCTGGAAAGGCTTATAAAGACGCTGTCAAATGGAAACAAACTTCATTATTACCTGCCAAAGCCCAAGATCTCGTGGTTACCGAATGCAAGCCTGAGGGCCGCTTCGCTGAGTGTGATGTAGTGTTCTCTGGGTTAGACTCCGATGTCGctggagaagttgaaaaggCATTCTCTGAAAAGGGTTTGGCAGTTATTTCTAACGCCAAAAACTATAGAAGAGCCGAAGACGTTCCGTTGATCGTTCCTATAGTCAACACCGACCACttgtcggtggtggaaaaaCGGGTTAAAGATGCCCGTGCCAAAGGAGAGCCAAAATCTGGGTTCATTGTGTGTATCTCCAACTGTTCTACAGCCGGTTTGGTAGCTCCATTGAAACCTTTAGTGGATGCTTACGGTCCGATCGACTTATTGACTGCCACCACTCTCCAAGCCATTTCTGGAGCCGGATTTTCACCTGGGGTGCTGGGAATCGATGTATTGGACAATGTAGTACCATTTATTtcaggagaagaagagaagatgGAGTGGGAAACCAAAAAGATTTTGGGAACCGTCAACGCTGCTCAAACCGGGTTCGACTTGATCCCTGAGTCATCCATGAAGGTCAGTGCCCAATGTAATAGAATTGCTGTTAGTGATGGGCACACAGAGTGTATTTCCTTGAGATTCAAGTCCGATAAAAAGCCAACTGTGGACGAACTTAAGCAGACTTTGAGAAACTATCAGTGTGAAGcattcaagttgggatGTCCTTCCGCCCCCAAGAACACCATCCATgtattggaagaagaggacAGACCTCAACCCAGATTGGATAGGGACAGAGACAATGGGTATGGGGTTTCGGTGGGAAGAGTAAGAGAAGACCCTGTTTTGGACTTTAAGATGGTGGTATTGTCACACAACACGGTTATTGGAGCTGCCGGTGCTGGTGTCTTGATTGCCGAGATTTTGAATGCCAAAAACGTTATTTAG
- the RKM5 gene encoding Ribosomal protein lysine methyltransferase (COG:F; EggNog:ENOG503NYZD), whose translation MSGDKRCPFGPYFSSAQLDVLELGAGVGGICGSVLGPHSKRYVCSDQKLLLKLLRVNLEQNAPQTDIGVVELDWEYLPQGLENYYTATEPGNTPDLVLACDTIYNEYLIPFFLRALDSVMSHQTVCIVAVQMRDDITLEAFVSQTVEMEFDLYTVRQEDLSDQLSRGYVVYGITRSQS comes from the exons ATGTCAG GTGACAAGAGATGCCCATTTGGTCCGTACTTCTCGCTGGCACAGTTGGATGTCTTGGAGTTGGGGGCCGGGGTAGGAGGTATATGTGGTTCAGTATTAGGTCCACACAGCAAACGGTACGTGTGCTCGGATCAGAAACTCCTCTTGAAGCTTCTCCGTGTGAATCTTGAACAGAATGCTCCTCAAACTGATATTGGCgtggtggagttggacTGGGAGTATTTGCCCCAGGGCTTGGAAAATTATTATACCGCTACAGAGCCAGGAAATACGCCAGACTTGGTACTAGCTTGTGACACTATCTATAATGAGTATTTGATTCCGTTCTTCCTTCGAGCACTAGACCTGGTAATGTCTCATCAGACTGTGTGCATAGTTGCCGTGCAAATGCGAGACGATATAACtcttgaagcttttgtCAGCCAGACGGTGGAAATGGAATTCGATCTCTACACTGTGCGACAGGAGGACTTGTCAGATCAGTTGTCACGTGGCTACGTTGTGTACGGTATCACAAGGTCCCAATCATag
- a CDS encoding uncharacterized protein (EggNog:ENOG503NXMY; COG:S), whose product MSDNPPLEERNISLPQSTTEIVPEIDDGHDSKRVKRESPQPGETSKIVTLPVAVETAAVPVFSSKDPDTPAVSVPPSTTEPTITTESTSSTQQEVENNQENPAVEPSETTAPVEVVAAENGDSPKQEKTISEETPLAGAEEPAKDAAETSTTVVAQEDEFDVSRLKPLKTKDQIIELIKCFFPNRRHLGSLVYNPTTTWLTLQTSQLTGLKDEHFEKFEDLRESYREKLKDEHYANSIKYIPMIPPLPMDYINYLLEVKIPSRFVKSFVQGLETGDVANKREIWGGKHGIYTDDSNILTMLAHLGFFEENGKLDLTGWNPKWSPSDVIFPRINQENHIKGDLSVTLMLLPTLSEYKSVYAHGINTRTWNKLNKHSGLSMAVYNIKWEIDGSYLRDKSFFKRYQTEVAYDLKYLKQSEEAGDGWTFDVKYYHQLKEKYKNMETEKNTDTKVPEPVTE is encoded by the coding sequence ATGTCTGATAATCCACCCCTTGAGGAGAGAAATATATCATTGCCCCAGTCGACTACTGAAATAGTCCCAGAAATCGACGACGGACATGACTCTAAAAGAGTTAAACGCGAGAGTCCTCAACCAGGGGAAACCCTGAAGATAGTCACCTTACCCGTGGCGGTGGAGACTGCGGCAGTGCCAGTGTTTAGTTCCAAAGATCCGGATACGCCCGCTGTCTCTGTGCCTCCATCAACTACTGAACCAACTATAACGACGGAACTGACCTCATCGACTCAGCAGGAGGTGGAAAACAACCAAGAGAATCCAGCCGTAGAGCCCTCGGAAACCACTGCACCCGTTGAAGTAGTAGCCGctgaaaatggtgattcTCCGAAGCAAGAAAAGACTATCAGCGAAGAAACTCCATTAGCTGGTGCTGAAGAGCCGGCCAAAGATGCTGCTGAAACAAGCACGACAGTAGTGGcacaagaagatgagttcGACGTGTCTCGATTGAAGCCCTTAAAGACCAAAGACCAAATAattgaactcatcaagtGTTTCTTCCCTAATCGCAGACATTTGGGGTCGCTTGTTTATAACCCAACCACTACTTGGCTCACATTACAAACATCTCAACTCACGGGCTTAAAAGACGAACATTTTGAGAAATTTGAGGACCTTAGAGAATCTTACCgagagaagttgaaggatgaGCACTACGCCAACTCGATAAAGTATATACCAATGATTCCCCCCTTGCCCATGGACTACATCAActatcttcttgaagtaaaAATTCCTTCTAGATTTGTCAAAAGCTTCGTCCAAGGATTGGAAACGGGTGATGTTGCGAACAAAAGAGAGATATGGGGTGGCAAGCATGGAATCTACACCGATGACTCCAATATCCTCACTATGTTAGCCCATTTGGggttctttgaagaaaacgggaagttggacttgacgGGCTGGAACCCAAAATGGAGTCCTCTGGACGTGATTTTCCCCAGGATCAACCAAGAAAACCACATAAAGGGAGACTTGTCAGTAACCTTAATGCTATTACCGACACTTTCTGAATACAAATCGGTCTACGCCCATGGAATCAACACTCGGACCTGGAACAAACTCAACAAGCACAGCGGGCTCTCAATGGCCGTGTACAACATAAAATGGGAAATTGATGGTAGCTACTTACGAGATaaatctttcttcaaacgGTACCAAACCGAAGTTGCCTACgacttgaagtacttgaaacAACTGGAAGAAGCCGGTGATGGCTGGACTTTTGATGTCAAATATTATCACCAATTAAAGGAAAAGTACAAGAACATGGAGACTGAGAAGAATACCGACACCAAAGTGCCCGAGCCAGTCACAGAATAA
- a CDS encoding uncharacterized protein (COG:S; EggNog:ENOG503P4KJ), producing MTTRVSNLPNSPRPRVSLKNSESPPSTRTPSTPASSVPSPSPFASSSPTKKTVKSPQSSARPKTRVGHLFRKATSEFGSFFQRIKSLGDEVFNENQAISELFDTSDADSLMDRIERISRGYNVNEEKFLLEYKKHKNLDKIYMSMQQRHYHGSNPNEEIKSSSTVYSDSGNNIGVQYGVKEGTLQEQSETLNDEVEDDDEMAGDDQEDQECSQNSRDKITFHDIDLVHLRQEYEEDKETKKNSNIGELLWEYRRAKWVQPTKTNSQAEALETRHFFDQIPKDSYVKVYNYLVEKGRPLKAGRRINLSDFMKVVNAGWEVEEKWDRAARGLA from the coding sequence ATGACCACCCGTGTTTCGAATCTCCCAAATTCACCTCGTCCTCGTGTTCTGCTTAAGAACTCGGAATCTCCTCCGTCTACTCGAACCCCCCTGACCCCAGCATCATCAGTTCCATCTCCATCCCCATTTGCATCATCATCTCCCACCAAAAAAACCGTTAAATCACCCCAGTCCTCAGCTCGCCCTAAGACAAGAGTGGGCCATTTGTTCCGGAAGGCTACGAGCGAGTTTGGaagtttctttcaaagaatcaaatctttggGGGACGAGGTTTTCAACGAAAACCAAGCAATCTCCGAACTTTTTGATACGTCCGACGCCGACTCACTTATGGACCGGATTGAGCGTATTTCCCGTGGATATAACGTCAACGAAGAGAAGTTTTTATTGGAGTACAAGAAAcacaaaaacttggataagATATATATGAGCATGCAACAACGTCATTATCATGGTTCGAATCCCAACGAAGAGATCAAGAGCTCTTCAACCGTGTACTCCGATTCGGGTAACAATATTGGAGTGCAGTACGGTGTGAAGGAAGGGACACTCCAGGAACAATCGGAGACTCTAAACGATGAGGtagaagatgacgatgagaTGGCAGGTGAtgaccaagaagatcaagaatgTAGTCAGAACTCTCGTGACAAGATAACGTTTCACGACATTGACCTCGTGCATCTTCGCCAGGAAtacgaagaagacaaagaaacaaagaagaactccaaTATTGGAGAGTTACTTTGGGAATACAGACGGGCCAAGTGGGTTCAGCCCACCAAGACCAATTCACAAGCCGAAGCCCTTGAAACGCGTCACTTCTTTGACCAGATTCCCAAAGATTCGTATGTTAAGGTATATAACTATCTTGTGGAAAAGGGAAGACCATTAAAGGCTGGTAGAAGGATCAATTTAAGTGATTTCATGAAAGTGGTAAATGCTGGATGGGAAGTGGAGGAAAAGTGGGATAGAGCTGCGAGAGGACTTGCATAG
- a CDS encoding uncharacterized protein (EggNog:ENOG503P910), which yields MSLTPEIVAQDVLFAGPPPTTSGGSFKELYESIRSKSSVDSILGQTYTLIRTSTDLNDSITLWEIRLLVLVFNNRITQAKYEAVCLNNVLYLAENDNVAPAAVSSIPPNPQNQRVYPLPRNNNGVIDHKFLVLLLRLKSVPNMSLVNEFYKLCYQLRLKSDNYSSDQLSVKLMNLSFDISVILIINKDYLTLLNLLDSMKSEIELDKSELYASVLSGVKLLSILTKILIFDQTQTPRDAIKRQLRTSHSDDFHLVVDSALDDLVYVLNNISPIYSATLTEKDERTAATDISKADIDLDRLVSMVLEGKITGRILCSLLGMWDLKNNFKFAIEESEFLGEDLVSISNPTVSDCCALIRMDWLKHINKVYGLE from the coding sequence ATGTCACTTACACCAGAAATCGTTGCACAAGACGTGTTGTTTGCAGGTCCTCCTCCCACGACATCTGGTGGATCTTTTAAAGAGCTCTATGAATCCATTCGCTCGAAATCGCTGGTCGATCTGATCCTTGGTCAAACATACACGTTGATCAGGACATCTACTGATCTAAATGATTCTATAACCCTTTGGGAAATCCGTCTTCTTGTGTTAGTATTCAACAATCGGATAACCCAAGCAAAATATGAGGCCGTCTGTTTGAACAATGTGCTTTATCTAGCTGAAAATGATAATGTTGCACCTGCTGCTGTCAGTTCAATTCCACCCAACCCACAAAACCAACGGGTGTACCCGCTCCCACGCAACAACAATGGAGTCATAGATCACAAGTTCTTggtccttcttcttcggttgAAATCTGTACCGAATATGTCCCTTGTAAATGAGTTCTACAAGCTTTGCTATCAACTCCGATTGAAATCTGATAATTACTCCCTGGACCAGTTACTGGTtaagttgatgaacttgagcTTTGATATTCTGGTGATTTtaatcatcaacaaagactATTTGACGCTTTTGAACTTGCTAGACTCGATGAAACTGGAGATAGAGTTGGATAAAAGTGAGCTATACGCTAGTGTTTTGAGTGGGGTCAAACTCCTCAGTATCTTGACAAAAATCTTGATTTTTGaccaaacccaaactcCCAGAGATGCTATCAAGCGGCAGTTACGAACCTCACATCTGGATGATTTCCATTTGGTTGTAGATAGCGCATTAGATGATTTGGTGTACgttctcaacaacatcagTCCCATTTACTCGGCAACCTTGACAGAAAAGGACGAAAGAACCGCCGCTACGGATATTTCTAAGGCTGATATCGATCTTGATAGGCTTGTGCTGATGGTTTTAGAAGGAAAAATCACTGGCCGGATCTTGTGCAGTTTATTGGGAATGTgggacttgaagaacaacttcaaatttgCTATTGAAGAGTCGGAATTTTTGGGCGAAGATTTGGTGCTGATCAGTAATCCAACGGTCTCTGACTGTTGTGCGTTGATTCGTATGGACTGGCTCAAACATATAAATAAGGTGTATGGATTGGAATAG
- the RPL31B gene encoding 60S ribosomal protein eL31 (EggNog:ENOG503P4B8; COG:J; BUSCO:EOG09265EOF) gives MAVQDVVTREYTINLHKRLHGAHFKKRAPKAVKAIKKFATLHMGTSDVRLDPRLNVQIWKRGVQGVDKRMRLRISRKRNDEEDAKEKLFAYVEPVIVASAKGLHTVVVDEDEA, from the exons ATGGCTGTCCAAGACGTTGTTACCCGTGAATACACCATCAACTTGCACAAGAGA TTACACGGTGCTCACTTCAAAAAGAGAGCCCCAAAGGCTGTCAAGGctatcaagaagttcgCTACTTTGCACATGGGAACCTCTGATGTCAGATTGGACCCAAGATTGAACGTTCAAATCTGGAAGAGAGGTGTCCAAGGTGTTGACAAGAGAATGAGATTGAGAATCTCTAGAAAGAGAaatgacgaagaagacgctAAGGAAAAGTTGTTTGCCTACGTCGAACCAGTCATTGTTGCCTCTGCCAAGGGTTTACACACCGTGGTTgttgacgaagatgaagctTAA